The nucleotide window TCATTCTGTGTCATCTTGAAGATAGAATAAATTACTGCGGCTGCTTGCCGATGTAAGCCAGGATACCGCCGTCAACATACAAGATATGACCGTTGACGAAATCCGAAGCATCCGAAGCCAGGAAGACAGCAGGTCCCATCAGATCTTCCGGCTTGCCCCAACGTGCAGCCGGTGTTTTCGAGATGATGAAGCTGTTGAACGGATGGCCGTCAACGCGCAGCGGAGCTGTCTGCGGTGTTTCAATGTAGCCCGGGCCGATGCCGTTGCACTGGATGTTGTATTCGCCGTATTCCGAAGCGATGTTCTTCGTCAGCATTTTTAAGCCGCCCTTCGCTGCAGCATATGCAGAAACCGTTTCGCGGCCCAGCTCGCTCATCATCGAACAGATGTTGATGATCTTGCCATGACCTTTCTTAATCATTCCCGGAATGACTGCTTTTGATACGATGAACGGACCGTTTAAATCAATGTCGATGACCTTGCGGAAATCCGCAGCCGCCATTTCCAGCATTGGAACACGCTTGATAATACCGGCATTGTTGACCAGAATGTCAATGATGCCGACTTCTGCTTCAATCTTCTTAACCAGCTCATTGACAGCCGCTTCATCGGTAACGTCGCAGACATAGCCATGAGCGGTGATGCCTTCTTCCTGATAAGCAGCCAGGCCCTTGTCTACTAATTCCTGATTGATATCGTTAAAGACGATTGTTGCGCCGGCAGCCGCAAAGCCGCGGGCGATATTGAAGCCGATGCCGTAAGAAGCGCCGGTGATCAGAGCAACCTTGCCCTGCAGAGAAAAACTGTTCATAAAATTTTCCATATTTTTATTCCTCCTGTTTTTTCGTTGACTTATTTTTTTGATCTTCTGAATCAGCGCAGCTGCGTTGTTTCGATGTTGTCCATATCATCAAAAGCCTTGTTTTCGCCGCCCATAGCCCAGATGAATGCATAGTTGCTTGTACCGCAGCCGCTGTGGATACTCCAGGACGGAGAAATGACTGCCTGTTCGTTCTGCATGACGATATGCCGGGTTTCCTTGCCTTCGCCCATCATGTGGAAGACGACATTTTCCTGCGGAATATCGAAATAGAAATAAACTTCCATCCGGCGCTCATGCGTATGTGCCGGCATTGTGTTCCAAACACTGCCTTCTTCCAGACGAGTCAGACCCATCGACAGCTGGCAGGTTTCCAGCACATCCGGATGAATAAACTGATTAATTGTTCTGGCATTGGAAGTTTTCAGATCGCCCATCGGACGTTTGTTTGCATCCTGGATTGAAATGAAGGTTGTCTTGCATGGCTTATGCGCCGGGGCGCTGACCATATAGAATTTGGCCGGATGAGCGGCATCATCACTGGCAAAAGTGACCTCTTTTGTTCCCATCGTGATATACAGGCAGTCTTCATGCCCCATTTTGTATGTGACGCCGTCGGCTGTGATTGTGCCTGGTTCACCGATGTTGAAGATTCCGATTTCCCGGCGTTCCAGGAAATAATGCGTGCCGAAGTTTTTCCAGCAGTCAATGCCCTTATCAATCGAAACTGTTTCATTGACCGGCATGCAGCCCAAGGTTACCATCCGATCAACATGCGAATAAACCGCCGTGACTTCATCGGCTGCAAACAGATCCGTAATCAGAAACTCATCCCGAATTTCATCCGTGGTATAACGCTTGAAGTCCCGCTGGTTAGCAGAATAACGAATATCCATTGTTACGTCCTCCTTTTTCTTTCTGTCCCTATCATAACGCATTTTCTTCAACTTGTATACAAGTTTCTTCTATTTTTTCTCATCTTTTTCATATCGGGCTAAAACATCCCTGAAAATCATCTTGATTTCATCCCGGACTTCAGCTGGTTCCAGAATTTCCAAATACTTCGCATACTGCATTGCCAGATAAATAATCCCTTCCCGGCTGCCTTTCACCCGCGTGATAAAGTGTTGCTCATCTTTTATGACAATGCTGATTTCCTTGCCAAACTGATCAACAATATCGTCTAAGATGCGCTTATGGCACAGCAGCATGAAATCCAGAACTTCCCCGCCGAACATGTGGATTTTAGTTTTGGCATATTCATACGGATCATCGATCTGTTCCAACCGCATTTCATATCGTTCGCCTTTTTGGATATTCCGGATTTTATCCACACGGTAGTGACTGAGATTCTGATATTTTTCATGACGTGCAACCAAATAAGTTTTCTCATTCTCATAAACCAGATAAACCGGCTGTACGACATACGGATGATCACGGCGGGGTACTAACTGCAGTTTCTCATTATACTGAACATAATCAAAGGTAACCGTACGTTTTTCCTCAATCGCTTCCAATAAAATCTGCAGGCTTAAAAAGAAATCTTGATTGTCTTTTTTGCGCAGATTATCAACATAAATTCTTTGATGATATTTCTGCCCAACATATTTACTCTGCGTCATCAGAAGTTTTTTAATCAAAGCATTGGAATGATAGCGCGGAATAAAATTTGATGCATGAACGGCAGAACACAAAAGCATAATTTCTGATTCTTCAAAATCGCGTTCATTCAGATAATATCCCTGACCGTTTTCCTGATAGGTACTGATATCATAACCAAAATCAACTAACATTTGAATGTTGGCATACAGTGTCCGTCGATCAATCGTGCATTGATCCTGCCGTGACATTTTCTCCAAAATCGCTGAGGCACTTAAGGGATGCTGCGCGTCGCTTTCTGTCTTTAATATTTGTAAAAGACTCAGGATGCTTACTTTTTTATCTGCCATATTGTTCACCTCTGATTCCATTATAAAGGTGTCAGTTTTTTTGTACATCCTAATCGCTATAATTAACTCAAAACAAGGAGGGATTTCCATGATTCAGTTCATTTTTGCCGCTGCTGTCAGGATGAAATCCGGACAATCGGTCTTAAGCTTGGATAACAGACAAATAAAATCAACGAGGTCAGATAGAAATGTCTTTGGAATCAAAGCGAACTAGAATGAAATCCGGATTTCTCTTTATTTGTACTGTTATCCGAAGCTTATTTCACAACCACTCATCATTCAGAAAAAAAGCTGAACTTTCCTCTCAACCTTTGTCCCCAACTCCTCTTGTGCGAACTGGGATAGCAACGCTTCCTTTCCCAGTCAAACCCGGCGATTTAGTGTGGTGTTTGATGCCCTTGAGTGAAAAGGAGCTGAAAACAGTTCCGGAAGGGCATCGAATTAGGCCTTACTGGATCGCACAAGTCAAAAACAATCACGTCATGGGTTTTTATTGTTCTTCCAAACCGATCAAACAATGTGCAGAAAACTCCATTTTTGTGATTCCTGGTGAGGTTACAGGTCTTTGCCGCTCTTATGTAGAT belongs to Holdemania massiliensis and includes:
- a CDS encoding gluconate 5-dehydrogenase; protein product: MENFMNSFSLQGKVALITGASYGIGFNIARGFAAAGATIVFNDINQELVDKGLAAYQEEGITAHGYVCDVTDEAAVNELVKKIEAEVGIIDILVNNAGIIKRVPMLEMAAADFRKVIDIDLNGPFIVSKAVIPGMIKKGHGKIINICSMMSELGRETVSAYAAAKGGLKMLTKNIASEYGEYNIQCNGIGPGYIETPQTAPLRVDGHPFNSFIISKTPAARWGKPEDLMGPAVFLASDASDFVNGHILYVDGGILAYIGKQPQ
- a CDS encoding helix-turn-helix transcriptional regulator — encoded protein: MADKKVSILSLLQILKTESDAQHPLSASAILEKMSRQDQCTIDRRTLYANIQMLVDFGYDISTYQENGQGYYLNERDFEESEIMLLCSAVHASNFIPRYHSNALIKKLLMTQSKYVGQKYHQRIYVDNLRKKDNQDFFLSLQILLEAIEEKRTVTFDYVQYNEKLQLVPRRDHPYVVQPVYLVYENEKTYLVARHEKYQNLSHYRVDKIRNIQKGERYEMRLEQIDDPYEYAKTKIHMFGGEVLDFMLLCHKRILDDIVDQFGKEISIVIKDEQHFITRVKGSREGIIYLAMQYAKYLEILEPAEVRDEIKMIFRDVLARYEKDEKK
- the kduI gene encoding 5-dehydro-4-deoxy-D-glucuronate isomerase translates to MDIRYSANQRDFKRYTTDEIRDEFLITDLFAADEVTAVYSHVDRMVTLGCMPVNETVSIDKGIDCWKNFGTHYFLERREIGIFNIGEPGTITADGVTYKMGHEDCLYITMGTKEVTFASDDAAHPAKFYMVSAPAHKPCKTTFISIQDANKRPMGDLKTSNARTINQFIHPDVLETCQLSMGLTRLEEGSVWNTMPAHTHERRMEVYFYFDIPQENVVFHMMGEGKETRHIVMQNEQAVISPSWSIHSGCGTSNYAFIWAMGGENKAFDDMDNIETTQLR